The genomic stretch GTGAGGAGTTGGAAAAGCGACAGCGTCACAGCCATGAAGCGGAGCATGCATCTCCTCGGAACGATTTAATTGGGAGTGACTTATGAACGCGAGGAGTGTACTACGAGGGGCCATGGCCTCTGAAGAATGGCCGCGCTGAAATCGGCTGCCCGCGGTCAGAGCTGTTAGTGGCAGGTTCCAGAGCCGGAATCAGTGAACGCCTTCCCGGCTTGCGGAACGAACTTCCATTCATAGCCACCGGAATGCAAGGTGAGTTTCAGTACTCCGAAGGTGTCAGCGTTACGGGCTTCGCTGTTAGGTTGGGGCGTCGCCGCCAATGTCCGGTGGGTGCTTTTTCCTCCCGTCCCCACTACGAATTCGCGGATGCCATGCTGGGAATCTGATTGCCCATTCGGGTCCTGAGGGGCAAACCGCTCGTAATGATGATCGTGCCCGTTGATCACGATTTCAGCGCCCGCAGCGTAGAGTGCCTGCCACAAAGGTTTGACCGTAGGATCATTCCCGTGTTCGACTCCGGAACTGAAAAGTGGCTTATGGAAATAGGCCAACGTGCACGTGGCTCGATGTGCTGTCAGATCCTCCCGCAGCCATTTCAACTGCGCAGATGCGGCGTCGCAGCCTCCAACCTTATCGCACTCACTGTTGAGCGCGATGACGTGCCACGCGCCCACTTCGTAACTGTAATAACCCTTCGATGGATCGCCGGCAGCTTCGCCGAAATAGCGCGTGTAGCCAGAGGAGCCGCCGCTGCGGTATTCGTGGTTCCCGGGCGCTGGCCGGGTGCGATCTTTAAATCGTCCCCACGTAGCGCCGTAACATTTTTGGAATTGCTCATCGGAACCGTCGGGGTATGCCAGATCGCCTGCGGCGAAAACCGTGCCGGGGATTTTCTCGATCAGCTTGGCAGTGGCCTCTGCGCCCACCAGATCATCGCAGGTTGCGATATCGCCGGCGCCCACCAGCACAGGGTATTCAGAGGTGGCAGCACTCTGTGTCTTCTTTGCTGGAGGCCTCTGCTCGGTCGTGTTGGACTGGGCGAGACAACTGGAAACGCTTGCCACCAGCAACAATAAGGTTAACGTTCGCGTCAGTTGTCTCGCCTCCAAAAGTCGGTCACTGTTCCTTGTTCCGCAACGTCCAGCGCAGCCCGGCTGAGATGGTGCGGCTGTAATACTCCCGCTGAATGGGAAAGCGTTCGCTGCCGTTATAAAAACCGAACACTTCGTTGTTTAAGTTGAGAAGCGAAACAATTGCCTGGAGTCCGTGGCTGCGCGGGATCCAGTAGCTTACTTGTGCGTCAACCTGAGTGTGGGGATACAGGTAGGTATCCCCGTCTCCAAATTTGCTCGGAGCACCGGCATAGGACCAGAGGTATCCGTCATTGTGCGTCAGACCCATGCGGGCAGAAAGGCCCTTCCTGTCATAGGTCACGTCGAAGTTGAAGTTGTTTGGGGCAGTGCGCAATAGAGAGGGATGGTCAGTTCGCTCTCCGATCGCGACCGGAAAGCTTGCCCGCGAATGTGTGTAGCTGTAGTTCGCCCGAACGCCCATGCCGTTTAGCAAGCTGGGAAGGAAGGACAAGCGCTGCTGCCAGGCGGCCTCGATGCCCTCGATGTGCGCGTGCGGGCCATTAATTAAAGTTCCTTCGGTCGCGGTTTGGAATGGCACCGTGACCGAATAAATCGGATCATTCAGGTACTTGTAGAAAAACCCGCCCTGGATCAATCCCAGCGGCCGCAAATAATGTTCCGCGACGACGTCGAAGTTGTGCGCGTGCGTCGGCTTCAGGTTTGGATTTCCTCTAGAGAATTCCGGATTCGATGTGGGATCGTCAATAAAAAAAGGAGCGAGGTCGCCGAAGTTGGGCCGCGCGATCCCCATACCATAAGCTGCTCGCAGAATCGTGTCCGACCCGAACCGATACTGGGCTTGAACACTGGGAAAGGCATTCACGTAGCTGTTGGTGGAGGTCTGCGGGACCGCGGGTGGCACAAAATCTCCCGCCGCATTGAGATTGAGCTTGTTCGCACGCAGCGAGTCATCGGTGGATTCGACTCTTACGCCCGCCTGCAGCCTCAGTCCCCCGAAACTAATCGTATCCATCACATAACCCGCCCAGATGCGCTCGCCAATGTCGAAGGCGTTCTGCAGGTTATAAACAAGGTTTGGAGTCGGCCCGGAGAGCTGCCCCGCGTGGATTGCGGCAAGCACCTTGTTGAAATCGGTGGTCGGACCGAACGCGTAATTCTTGAAGTAGTAGTTTGAATCTCTAAAATTACCGAGAAACAAACTCATGGGTAGAGTGCCGTTCGGGCTGAATCCCTCTCTGTCATCGCGTTGTGTTTTTCCCGCATCCCATCCCTTAAAACCTATTTCGATCGAACTGGAGTGCGAGCCGAGAGAATATTGTTTATTCAGCGAAATATCTCCCACCACGTCCCGCTCGAAAATGGTGTCGTTCTCTACCGAAGCAAACCCCAGAGTGTACGCATTGGGATCAAAAATATTTACTCCATTCAGGACCGGAAACTTGGGGGTGAAGGGATCCGTTGTATCGACCGCAAATGCCACGCCGCCCGGCCCGCCGAATCCGGCCCGCGGAAAACCGCCTGTGTACTTGGCTTGCGAGAGAGCTATCTGATAGGAAAGCAGGGTGCTTCCAATTGCGTGTCGCGCCCCAGCCTGGGCGCTGAAAATCTGCTGCTCCGGTTTGCGATACACATCAGTGAAGCCCATGCTGCCGCAACCCTCAACCCCCGTGATGGTGGTGAGGTTACAGTTGTTATTCGGGTCGGCGGGGTTCGTAATGAAATTATCCACGCTCGGCGAATAGATCCAATTCTCCCCGTAGTCTTTGAACTTGGAGTACAGGCCGCGCAAGTACACGGAGGACATGTCACCCAGCTTGTAATCGGTCTCCCCTCCGAATCCCCAGCGTGTCCGGTCATAGCGGTAATTACGCAGATCTATAGTGTTTGGTCCCTGGAAAACGGCCGGCGAACCATACGCGGGCTCAATGTCGTTGATGCCGCGGGCGTTGTAATCGTAGCTTCCGCCTAAAAGTAAACCGAACTTCTTGTTTGTGCCGAAGCGCTGCCCGGCAGTTCCCGCGAGCTGGTACAGAGATCTGCCTCCGCTTATTGGGGTGTAGCCGCCCATTCCCAAAAATGTCATGTAAGGCTGGTCGGTTGGAGTCCTGGTCACCAGGTTCACTGAGCCGCCAATCGCGTCCGCGTCCTGATTGGCCGAGAGCGTTTTATTGAGTTCCACCATATCCACGAGATCGGCGGGTATGACGTCGAGCTTAACGTTCCTAACTCCTTCGGGAGACGGCACGTGGATGCCGTCAATGGTCACATTGCTGAGGCGCGGCTCAGTGCCTCGAATCTGGATGTACTTGCCTTCGCCCTCATCCCGCTCTAGCGATACGCTGGGCAGCCGTCCCACCGCGTCGGCGATGTTGGTATTGGGAAGACTAGTGATGACCTCGGCCGGCAGCACCTGCACGATATTGTCCGCCGTTCGCTCGATGTTGATCGCCTCAACTTCTCCGCGCTGGCGGTCTCCACGGACCGTAACCACTTCGGTTTGGGACGCAATTTGCAGGACCGCATCAATATGTATGACCTGTCCGCTATTGACGGTGACATCACTCGAAAACGGCTTGTATCCGACATACGAGACCGTCACCGTGTAGCGACCGGGCGCCAGATCAGTGATCGTGAATTGTCCCTGGCCATCGGAAGCAACCGAAACGTTCTTCGGCTGTACTTCCACGCGGGCACCGGGCAACACACCCTGGCTTACATCCGTTACCGTGCCCGTAAGCATCCCTTTGCGTTCTTGGGCATGGATTGGTGTCAACGCCAGGACTGTCATGACCGCGAGCAGGAATAGCGAACAGAGAGAACTGCGCATAGTTTGCCCCCCAGCTGATCTCGGATCTAAAACACTAAAATTCCGGTAAGAGAGGGAGACTAGATCACGAATATGAATATCGCGTTACAAGAACTTTAAATTTTCAAGAATTCGGGCATCCCTGAGTTGGATAAGTCAGGACTTGTAAGGAAAATGACGGGCGGATACTACCACGAGTGCCAATCGCATCATCATTAAAAATCGTTCATAAAATAAAAAAGGCGCTCGAGCGAGCGCCTTTCTGAAAACAGATAACAAGTGACCTATGCTATATCTTTCTTTCCCCGTTCTTCTTCTCTACGGATTTCTTCCTCGTCCCGCATTTCTTCCGACTTCTTTTCCATGTCTTTAACTGCGTCGCGGCCGGCATCTTTCACTTTGCCCCACGCGTTTTGCACCTTGCCCTCAACCTGCTTTGCTGCTCCTTCGGCCTGGGTCTCTTCATTCCCAGTCCACTCACCTGCCTGCCGCTCAACTCGGCCTGCCACATCTTTGATCTTGCCTTTCACCCGATCTTTGTCCATAAATGACCTCGCCGTTGATTTGACGTTTAGTTCGAGCTCGACGACCGCTAGGCTGGTGTGTTGCGGCTGGTGAGAAGCTGGAAAACCAGGGCCACTACTGCCAGAACCAGCAGAATGTGGATAAATCCGCCCAGGGTGTAGCTGCTTATAACCCCGAGTAACCAGAGAACCAGAAGAACGATGAACAAGGTCCAAAGCATCGGTTTTACCCTCAAGAAAGTCGGCGTGCTCTCTATAAGTGAGGTGCGGAAGCATCAGCCCGGGTTGTCAGTCTATCGCAAGCGCCTCCTGGTTTAGTGTCTTTCGTCACGTCAGAGGGGTCTTACGGTGGACTACAATCAGGCAGCTTCGGCTTTTCAGTCGATTTTTCAGTGGTATCAGAGCACGCGGTGAATCTTTTGCAGACGAAAAGTCATCAAAAGTTGAGTCAGGGTCACTCAAGGAGCAACATGGCACAGCAAGCGCAACCTGAGCGCGCAGAAGGAATTTCCCGCGAAATGGAACAGAAAAATACATCTTTACCTATCCTCCCGGTGCGGGACACGGTTTTATTTCCGCATGCGGTCCTCCCCCTTACTGTGGGCAGGGAGAGTTCGGTCCAGCTGATTAATTCGCTGGGCGAGGACAAGACCATCGTTGTTGTAGCGCAGCGCGAGGCCCGGGTTGATAACCCCCAGCCCACCGACCTGTACGCCGTGGGCACGCGTGCGATCGTTCACAAAGTCGTCAAAATGCCCAACCAGAGCCTCTTCGTCTTCGCTGAAGGCCTGGATCGGGTGCGCATCCGTGAGTTCACGCAAATTACGCCCTTCATGCGGGGCACAGTGGAGACGGTTCCGGACATCGCCTCATCCAAGGATGCCGAACTGGAAGCTCTGCAGCGCAACGTTCTCACTCTTTTCCAGCAGATCGTCGCCGGTTCGCCGACCTTGTCCGACGAGCTTTCGACGGTGGCAATGAACATTGACGAGCCGGGACGCCTGGTGGATTTTGTCGCCTCGTCTTTGCCATCTCTTTCAACCACCGATAAGCAGGACGTGCTCGAAACTCCCGACGTTCGCAAGCGCCTGGAGAAGATCAACCAACACCTGGCGAAAGAACTCGAAGTCCAGCAGCTCCGCAACAAGATTCAGTCCGAAGTGCAGGACCGCGTCCAGCAGACGCAGCGCGAGTACTACCTGCGCGAGCAGATGAAGGCCATCCAGAAAGAGCTGGGCGAGCAAGACGAGAACCAGCGTGAGACGGAAGATCTCCGCCAAAAAATCGAAGCCGCCGGCATGCCGGAAGAAGTCAAGAAAGAAGCTCTGAAAGAGCTAGCCCGGCTGGCGCGCATGTCGCCCATGGCCGCCGATTATTCAGTGACTCGCAATTACATCGAGTGGCTCGCCGTACTGCCCTGGAACAAGTCTTCAGGCGGTGAAGTTGACATTCTGAAGGCCAAAGAAATTTTGGATGCCGACCACTACGACCTGAAAAAAGTGAAAGAGCGCATTCTGGATTACCTCTCCGTGCGCCGACTGAAGCCCAACATGAAGGGGCCGATCCTGTGCTTCGTCGGACCGCCCGGAGTAGGCAAAACCTCGCTCGGTAAATCCATCGCTCGCGCGCTGGGTCGCAAGTTCGTGCGGCTCTCGCTGGGCGGCGTGCACGACGAAGCGGAAATCCGCGGCCATCGCCGGACTTATATCGGTGCTCTGCCTGGGCAAATCATTCAGGGCATTCGGCGCGCCGAGACCAACGATCCGGTCTTCATGCTCGACGAAATCGATAAAGTCGGGCGCGACTTCCGCGGCGATCCCGCGGCGGCGCTGCTCGAAGCACTCGATCCCGAGCAGAACGCGACTTTCCGCGACAACTACCTCGACGTACCGTTCGACTTGTCGAAGGTGTTGTTCATCACCACTGCCAACATGCTCGATCCCATCGCCGATCCGCTGCGCGATCGCATGGAAATCATCGAGCTCCAGGGCTACACGGAAGAAGAGAAGACACACATCGCGTTTCAGTACCTGATTCCGCGGCAAACGGAAGAGAACGGTGTTACCAAGGACCAGATCGAGTTCACCGAGGACTCGATCCACTTCATTATCCGGCACTACACCCGCGAGGCTGGTGTTCGCAGTCTGGAACGCAACATCGGCACCATCTGCCGCAAGCAGGCGCGTCGCATCGCCGAAGGCAAGACGGACAAGCTGCTGGTGACGCGCGGTGTGGTCGAGGAATTCCTAGGTGGCATCAAGATCCGCGTGGAAGGCGAGATCGCCGAGCGCACCATGCGTCCGGGCGTTGCTGTTGGCCTGGCGTGGACGCCCGCCGGTGGCGACATCCTCTTCGTCGAAGCCAATACCATGAAGGGCAAGGGCAACTTCATCATGACCGGCCAGATCGGCCAGGTGATGCAGGAGTCCATGCAGGCGGCGCTCACCTGGGTTCGGTCGAACACCACCGAGCTGGGCATCGCGCCTGAGTTCTTCAGCGATCACGACATTCACATTCACGTGCCCGCCGGCGCCATCCCGAAGGATGGGCCCTCGGCAGGTGTGACCATGGTGACTGCGCTAGTGTCGCTACTCAGCAATCGCCGCGTGCGCCCGCTGACCGCGATGACCGGTGAAATCACGCTGAGCGGCAATGTGCTCCCCGTGGGCGGCATTAAAGAGAAAGTGCTCGCCGCCAAGCGCGCGGGAGTGCACGACGTAATTCTGCCCGCGGAGAACCAGACCAATGTGGTCGAGGACCTCACCGCCGAAGAGCTCGAGGGCTTGACCATTCACTACGTCAAGATGATTGACGAAGTGCTCGAGATCGCGTTGCCGCACACTGCCACCGAAGAGCGCCAGGACGCCGAAGAGCGCGAGAAGGTCATCCGCGAGACGGTGTACACCAACGCGCCAATATAGAGCAGTTCTAGTTTCAAGTTTTTAGTTTCAAGTGCCAGCCTCGAAGAGGGCTGGCATTTTTGTTTGCGCTTTTTTGCTCAAGAGCTTTAACGCGAAGTTCGCAGAGGAAGCCCGCCGCATAAGCGCTGGGTAGGGGCTCCCGGTAGTGGACTACTTTGATTTTACCAATCTAACAAATGGTATTCTATAGTCGGTATGCAAAGCGGATTAGCAACAGACCTGCAGACATAAATCAAGCCACTCATTTGACGGTCGAGCGCTCTACCGCTGGCCCTGAATCTGGGCAGCCAACCCTTAATATTGTAAGCCCTCTAAGTCTGAGGTGTCCGTGTAATGGTTCTTATGGGGGCGCAGGGGAGAAAAGGTTGGGGTAGGCGTAGCTTGGCAACAACGACGCCTGACGTACGCAGGAATACGCGTTACGTGCTAAGGCCGCTGGTCTAAACGGACAAAGCCCTTTAAACCATGAGGCTTGCTGCACTGGTTCAAGCACCTTCGTGCCTTTTCCGGCACCCTCGCATCTATATTAAACTGGGGGAACATTTGCATAGGAATCGAAGTTCTTATAGTAGAAATCCTGTGAACAAGCGGGTTATTTTGCTGGTTCATAGTGATTGTAATTAGCTAAAATAAAGGCAATTCCGTACATTATTTCGGATAACGGCTTGCAGGGCCGACCCAAGGGAGTAAACTACGTGGCTCAGTTCGTTCGACGAAGGAATAGACGCATGAAGGGTGCTCCACCAATTCGAAAGACTAGTAAATTGTCGCGTGCCGAAGCGTTGCACGCAATGGCTTCTCTAATTGAGGAGCACATGACCGAACAGGGGCTTTCCGAAGACGAGAAGGACAAGCGCGTAGCGGAAGCTCGTCAGATGGTAGAATCGTCTAGCGGTGCAGCGCGCGCCAAGTCGCGATAATTCTCTCATAGCGTTCATGTCCCCGCGTTATTCCGAACCTACTTTTAAGTAGATCCTCGAGGACTTCTTCATCCTCGATTAGGTCAAGAATATCCGCCATTTCTTCTAAACGATCAACTTCGCGCTGTCGGGCCTCGCCTTTGGCGGTGCGTTGTTTGGCTATATTGAACGCCGATTTTTCTCTCATTTAAGAGGCGACCTGATGGGGCGGTTAAGTCTAGCCGATCCGTTCTACAAAGCCAAAATACTTGATGCAAGTACCACAATCGCTTTTCAAACTGCGCCACCACCCATAAGGTGTTCAGATTTAAAGTAGCCCACTACCGGGCTCCCCAACCTTGACCTGCACGCGGAGAAGGTGCACAATTCCCGCGCAACCGGGACAAAAAATCTCACGGTACCATGGGAGGAACGCAAATGCGGAACATGTTGCTGTGTATGGTCGCATGTCTGTTAGCTTCGCTGGCCTTCGCACAAGATCCTGTCAAGGTGGACCCGAAACATTACAAGATAGAAAAGGAGAACGATCAGGTACGGGTGTTGCGCGTGCATTACGGCCCGCACGAAAAATCAGTGATGCATGAGCATCCCAGTTCCGTGGCTACCTTTCTGAACGCCGGCCGCGTGAAGTTCACCTATCCTGACGGGAAAGCAGAAGAGCGCAGCTGGAAAGCCCACGACGTGATGGTGACTCCGGCTGGAACTCACTTGCCGGAGAACCTGACAGCCAAGCCTTTCGATCTTGTGCTGGTGGAGCTGAAAGGCAAGTAATCTTCGCCACCCGGCAGGACTAGCGTTGGCTTCAGCGGGTCGGCTTCATGCGCTGGTCTCGCCCGGGTTTGCTCCCGGAGGGCTGCATTGGAGATACCATGAGCAATTTCTCGCGGGCAATCATTCTTTTGCTCGTTTGCCAGCCACTTCTTCTTTCTGCTCAGACTACCGAGGTCTCCGCTTCAAACAGAAATTCAATACTTAATCTGTACGACGCCTTCGGCTACCAGAAGCGCGGCACGATGCTCGACTGGGGCTTCTCGGCACTGGTCCGCTACAACGGCAAAACCATTCTCTTCGATACTGGCAATACCGCTGCTGGATTCGAGCACAACGTCAAGGCGCTAGGTGTAGACCTAAAGCAGGTTGACATTGCTGTGCTTTCGCACCGCCATCTGGACCACATTTCGGGTTTTGACTACATGTTAAAGATCAAGCCTGACGTGAAAGCGTACCTGCCTGCCGACCCCGCACTGGGCGCACCCACCCTCTATACTTTTTCGCATGACATGAAAGAAGCCTTGGCAGGGCTTCCACCCGAGCAGTTGTACTTCAGGGGCAAGGTCAATTCCATTACCTGGACACCCGACTCTCGCTTTCATGGAATAAACCAGGAGTTTGTGCCGGCGACCCGGGAGATCGCTCCTGGCATTTATCTGATCGTGACGCGCTCGATCATGCTGGGAGACTTCAACGCTTATCCCCCGCATGAGCCCGGACATCCCGATCTGGCAGGGTTCCCCGAACTGTCGCTTGCCCTCAAGACACAAAAAGGCGTGGTGCTGATTACGGGTTGCTCGCACAGCACCGTGGAAGCGATTATCCGGGCCACCAAAGAGTATCTCGGCGGCAACGT from Terriglobales bacterium encodes the following:
- a CDS encoding TonB-dependent receptor, whose amino-acid sequence is MRSSLCSLFLLAVMTVLALTPIHAQERKGMLTGTVTDVSQGVLPGARVEVQPKNVSVASDGQGQFTITDLAPGRYTVTVSYVGYKPFSSDVTVNSGQVIHIDAVLQIASQTEVVTVRGDRQRGEVEAINIERTADNIVQVLPAEVITSLPNTNIADAVGRLPSVSLERDEGEGKYIQIRGTEPRLSNVTIDGIHVPSPEGVRNVKLDVIPADLVDMVELNKTLSANQDADAIGGSVNLVTRTPTDQPYMTFLGMGGYTPISGGRSLYQLAGTAGQRFGTNKKFGLLLGGSYDYNARGINDIEPAYGSPAVFQGPNTIDLRNYRYDRTRWGFGGETDYKLGDMSSVYLRGLYSKFKDYGENWIYSPSVDNFITNPADPNNNCNLTTITGVEGCGSMGFTDVYRKPEQQIFSAQAGARHAIGSTLLSYQIALSQAKYTGGFPRAGFGGPGGVAFAVDTTDPFTPKFPVLNGVNIFDPNAYTLGFASVENDTIFERDVVGDISLNKQYSLGSHSSSIEIGFKGWDAGKTQRDDREGFSPNGTLPMSLFLGNFRDSNYYFKNYAFGPTTDFNKVLAAIHAGQLSGPTPNLVYNLQNAFDIGERIWAGYVMDTISFGGLRLQAGVRVESTDDSLRANKLNLNAAGDFVPPAVPQTSTNSYVNAFPSVQAQYRFGSDTILRAAYGMGIARPNFGDLAPFFIDDPTSNPEFSRGNPNLKPTHAHNFDVVAEHYLRPLGLIQGGFFYKYLNDPIYSVTVPFQTATEGTLINGPHAHIEGIEAAWQQRLSFLPSLLNGMGVRANYSYTHSRASFPVAIGERTDHPSLLRTAPNNFNFDVTYDRKGLSARMGLTHNDGYLWSYAGAPSKFGDGDTYLYPHTQVDAQVSYWIPRSHGLQAIVSLLNLNNEVFGFYNGSERFPIQREYYSRTISAGLRWTLRNKEQ
- a CDS encoding lmo0937 family membrane protein, whose amino-acid sequence is MLWTLFIVLLVLWLLGVISSYTLGGFIHILLVLAVVALVFQLLTSRNTPA
- the lon gene encoding endopeptidase La; this translates as MEQKNTSLPILPVRDTVLFPHAVLPLTVGRESSVQLINSLGEDKTIVVVAQREARVDNPQPTDLYAVGTRAIVHKVVKMPNQSLFVFAEGLDRVRIREFTQITPFMRGTVETVPDIASSKDAELEALQRNVLTLFQQIVAGSPTLSDELSTVAMNIDEPGRLVDFVASSLPSLSTTDKQDVLETPDVRKRLEKINQHLAKELEVQQLRNKIQSEVQDRVQQTQREYYLREQMKAIQKELGEQDENQRETEDLRQKIEAAGMPEEVKKEALKELARLARMSPMAADYSVTRNYIEWLAVLPWNKSSGGEVDILKAKEILDADHYDLKKVKERILDYLSVRRLKPNMKGPILCFVGPPGVGKTSLGKSIARALGRKFVRLSLGGVHDEAEIRGHRRTYIGALPGQIIQGIRRAETNDPVFMLDEIDKVGRDFRGDPAAALLEALDPEQNATFRDNYLDVPFDLSKVLFITTANMLDPIADPLRDRMEIIELQGYTEEEKTHIAFQYLIPRQTEENGVTKDQIEFTEDSIHFIIRHYTREAGVRSLERNIGTICRKQARRIAEGKTDKLLVTRGVVEEFLGGIKIRVEGEIAERTMRPGVAVGLAWTPAGGDILFVEANTMKGKGNFIMTGQIGQVMQESMQAALTWVRSNTTELGIAPEFFSDHDIHIHVPAGAIPKDGPSAGVTMVTALVSLLSNRRVRPLTAMTGEITLSGNVLPVGGIKEKVLAAKRAGVHDVILPAENQTNVVEDLTAEELEGLTIHYVKMIDEVLEIALPHTATEERQDAEEREKVIRETVYTNAPI
- a CDS encoding metallophosphoesterase — protein: MLVGAGDIATCDDLVGAEATAKLIEKIPGTVFAAGDLAYPDGSDEQFQKCYGATWGRFKDRTRPAPGNHEYRSGGSSGYTRYFGEAAGDPSKGYYSYEVGAWHVIALNSECDKVGGCDAASAQLKWLREDLTAHRATCTLAYFHKPLFSSGVEHGNDPTVKPLWQALYAAGAEIVINGHDHHYERFAPQDPNGQSDSQHGIREFVVGTGGKSTHRTLAATPQPNSEARNADTFGVLKLTLHSGGYEWKFVPQAGKAFTDSGSGTCH
- a CDS encoding CsbD family protein encodes the protein MDKDRVKGKIKDVAGRVERQAGEWTGNEETQAEGAAKQVEGKVQNAWGKVKDAGRDAVKDMEKKSEEMRDEEEIRREEERGKKDIA
- a CDS encoding MBL fold metallo-hydrolase — translated: MSNFSRAIILLLVCQPLLLSAQTTEVSASNRNSILNLYDAFGYQKRGTMLDWGFSALVRYNGKTILFDTGNTAAGFEHNVKALGVDLKQVDIAVLSHRHLDHISGFDYMLKIKPDVKAYLPADPALGAPTLYTFSHDMKEALAGLPPEQLYFRGKVNSITWTPDSRFHGINQEFVPATREIAPGIYLIVTRSIMLGDFNAYPPHEPGHPDLAGFPELSLALKTQKGVVLITGCSHSTVEAIIRATKEYLGGNVDLVEGGFHLFPYDGDYILKVAKLMKDDLGVQRVAPAHCTGNLAFKIFRDLYGEKYNYAGVESEVPFSH